From Nostoc sp. UHCC 0302, one genomic window encodes:
- the parA gene encoding ParA family partition ATPase → MKTIAIISRKGGAGKTTLAVHLAVAAIVDGLTTAIIDLDPQASATGWGDSRTQDAPTVVSAQAARLPKVLEAAATSGADIVFIDTAPHSETAALAAIRAADLILIPCRPAILDLRAISDSIDLVNLAKKTATVVLNAVPPRGSSASEAESAIATYGVAVAPIQVGQRAAFVHSLTAGQTAQEYEPSGRAAEEIQQLYKWICKQVSI, encoded by the coding sequence ATGAAAACAATCGCCATAATTTCTCGAAAGGGCGGTGCAGGCAAAACAACCCTGGCGGTGCATCTTGCTGTAGCTGCCATTGTTGATGGCTTGACAACAGCGATCATCGACCTAGATCCACAAGCTTCGGCTACTGGTTGGGGGGACAGTAGAACCCAAGATGCTCCAACAGTCGTCTCAGCACAAGCTGCCCGTCTGCCAAAAGTTTTAGAAGCAGCCGCTACTTCAGGGGCAGATATAGTTTTTATTGATACAGCACCACACTCGGAAACCGCAGCATTGGCAGCTATCCGCGCGGCTGACTTAATTTTGATTCCCTGCCGCCCTGCAATTCTTGATTTAAGAGCAATCAGCGATAGCATTGACCTAGTAAATCTGGCCAAGAAAACTGCAACTGTTGTCCTCAATGCTGTTCCTCCGCGCGGTTCTTCTGCCAGTGAAGCAGAGTCAGCGATTGCTACCTATGGAGTTGCAGTTGCCCCCATTCAGGTAGGACAACGAGCTGCATTTGTGCATAGCCTGACAGCAGGACAAACAGCCCAGGAATATGAACCCTCTGGCAGGGCAGCCGAGGAAATCCAACAACTTTACAAGTGGATATGTAAACAAGTAAGCATATAA
- a CDS encoding tetratricopeptide repeat protein, translated as MKFYYSLAPAFIGVSVAFVQPQNALALSSVEVGKVAKAITVEISNPNGSGTGVIIKREGNTYTVLTAKHVVEAQAQYEIVTPEGTHYPLNYSTVKKLPEVDLAVMQFTSNQSYPVAKVGNSDSSTEGATVYVAGFPQISAAISTSIYNFTNGQITANASKPLRDGYALVYSNDTLAGMSGGPVLNDQGELIGIHGRSDTTENFKISDKNPNVIIKTGFNLGIPINTFLRLSAKTGADVGVSAPNTPTATAPKADDFYIQAGDKYKKGDFRGAITDYNQAIKINPNYANAYYNRGIARDDLADLQGAIADYNQAIKINPNLAEAYINRGIARYDLGDKQGAIADYNQAIKINPNLALAYSNRGIARYDLGDKQGAIADYNQAIKINPNLAEAYINRGNARSASGDKQGAIADYNQAIKINPNYAKAYYNRGVVHAELADLQGAIADYNQALKINPNYANAYYNRGVVRAKLGDNQGALADYNQAIKINPNDAQAYINRGLARYDLGDNQGELADYNQAIKINPNDAQAYINRGLARYDLGDKQGAIADLQKAASLFQEQGDANSYQKVMRGIEGLQQ; from the coding sequence ATGAAATTTTATTATTCTCTAGCTCCAGCGTTCATTGGTGTGTCAGTTGCTTTTGTGCAACCCCAAAACGCTTTGGCACTCTCCTCAGTAGAAGTTGGGAAAGTTGCCAAAGCTATTACTGTAGAAATTTCTAATCCGAATGGCTCAGGCACTGGAGTCATTATTAAACGAGAAGGTAATACTTACACCGTTCTCACTGCCAAGCACGTTGTCGAAGCTCAAGCTCAATACGAAATCGTGACTCCAGAGGGTACGCATTACCCACTTAACTACAGCACTGTTAAAAAGCTGCCAGAAGTAGACTTAGCTGTTATGCAATTTACCAGTAACCAAAGTTATCCTGTTGCCAAAGTCGGCAACTCCGACTCGTCAACAGAAGGTGCAACTGTTTATGTAGCTGGTTTTCCACAAATCAGTGCTGCCATTTCTACCTCAATTTATAACTTCACTAATGGGCAAATTACTGCTAATGCCTCCAAACCTCTGCGTGATGGCTATGCATTGGTCTACAGCAATGACACGTTGGCAGGGATGAGCGGTGGCCCGGTATTGAATGACCAAGGGGAACTTATAGGAATTCATGGTCGAAGCGACACGACAGAGAACTTTAAAATCTCTGATAAAAATCCCAACGTGATTATCAAGACTGGCTTTAATTTGGGGATTCCTATCAACACCTTTTTGAGACTCTCAGCTAAAACTGGGGCAGATGTGGGCGTTAGTGCGCCTAACACACCAACAGCCACAGCACCGAAAGCTGATGACTTCTATATTCAGGCTGGAGATAAGTACAAAAAAGGAGATTTTAGAGGTGCAATCACCGATTACAACCAAGCCATTAAGATTAATCCTAACTATGCCAATGCCTACTACAACCGGGGAATTGCCCGCGATGACTTGGCAGACTTGCAAGGTGCAATCGCCGATTACAACCAAGCCATTAAGATTAATCCCAACTTAGCCGAAGCCTACATTAACCGGGGAATTGCCCGCTATGACTTGGGAGACAAGCAAGGTGCAATCGCCGATTACAACCAAGCCATTAAGATTAATCCTAACTTAGCCCTAGCCTACAGTAACCGGGGAATTGCCCGCTATGACTTGGGAGACAAGCAAGGTGCAATCGCCGATTACAACCAAGCCATTAAGATTAATCCAAACTTAGCCGAAGCCTACATTAACCGGGGAAATGCCCGCTCTGCATCAGGAGACAAGCAAGGTGCAATCGCCGATTACAACCAAGCCATTAAGATTAATCCAAACTATGCCAAAGCCTACTACAACCGGGGAGTTGTCCACGCTGAGTTAGCAGACTTGCAAGGAGCGATCGCTGATTACAACCAAGCCCTCAAGATTAATCCAAACTATGCCAATGCCTACTACAACCGGGGAGTTGTCCGCGCTAAGTTGGGAGACAACCAAGGTGCGCTAGCCGATTACAACCAAGCCATTAAGATTAATCCCAACGATGCCCAAGCCTACATTAACCGGGGACTTGCCCGCTATGACTTGGGAGACAACCAAGGTGAGCTAGCCGATTACAACCAAGCCATTAAGATTAATCCCAACGATGCCCAAGCCTACATTAACCGGGGACTTGCCCGCTATGACTTGGGAGACAAGCAAGGGGCGATTGCCGATTTACAGAAAGCTGCTAGCCTCTTTCAAGAACAAGGAGATGCAAACTCCTATCAAAAAGTGATGCGCGGGATCGAGGGGCTTCAGCAATAG
- a CDS encoding ribbon-helix-helix domain-containing protein, whose amino-acid sequence MANKRTLGQALQKASEISKKSQAQAHPDSDSASEKTPVPPSRQGKKAITGFFDPAVSRQLKQLALEQDSTVQALLAEALNELFEKYGKKPIA is encoded by the coding sequence ATGGCTAACAAAAGGACGTTGGGGCAAGCATTACAGAAGGCTTCAGAAATTTCTAAAAAATCCCAAGCACAAGCACACCCCGACAGCGATTCCGCTTCTGAAAAAACTCCCGTGCCTCCCTCCCGCCAAGGTAAAAAAGCAATTACGGGGTTCTTCGATCCGGCGGTATCTAGGCAATTAAAACAGTTAGCCCTGGAGCAGGATAGTACAGTTCAAGCTTTGTTGGCAGAAGCTCTAAATGAATTATTTGAGAAATATGGGAAAAAACCTATCGCTTAG
- a CDS encoding ribbon-helix-helix domain-containing protein, with product MAKKNLADALQLASGKTATTEHSSSRVQSADKPELPPSRQGKKAIAGHFDPAVSKQLKQLALEQDTTVQALLAEALNDLFDKYGKKPIA from the coding sequence ATGGCTAAAAAGAATCTTGCAGACGCTCTACAACTTGCATCTGGGAAAACAGCAACAACTGAACACTCTTCTTCAAGAGTGCAGTCTGCTGATAAACCGGAACTGCCACCAAGCAGGCAGGGGAAAAAGGCGATCGCCGGTCATTTTGACCCAGCTGTATCTAAGCAGTTAAAGCAATTGGCACTCGAACAAGACACCACAGTTCAAGCCTTGTTAGCTGAAGCGTTAAATGACCTATTTGATAAATACGGCAAGAAGCCAATAGCTTGA
- a CDS encoding RelA/SpoT domain-containing protein, whose product MTWVEPKYSKKAVSRAGDNLINLESSEIENLEALDIVSKWRSSYAFPLHIIAGLLRSKVKTVEKNAIITQRLKRIPSILAKLKRFPSMRLQTMQDIGGCRVVLSDVKKVNTLIKLLLNSKTKNELVKETDYIKNPKTSGYRGIHLIYKYKGKKDEIYNGYTIEIQVRTKIQHSWATAVEVAGTFLKQSLKSGEGSEKWLHFFELVSLLLAFLENCLPENINNERLKEIKDEVNMLAVELEVFKKLQAFSVSTHRINDAVSSDDFSYFLILLNIDKQDVQIWSYKEKYLSQATEDYTNFEKKYKDTKEVDIVLVNAKSIKTLKKAYPNYFADSKEFLDKLNEALAKEI is encoded by the coding sequence ATGACTTGGGTTGAACCAAAATATAGCAAGAAAGCAGTAAGCAGAGCAGGTGATAATTTAATCAATTTGGAATCATCTGAAATAGAAAATCTAGAAGCATTAGATATTGTCAGCAAGTGGAGGTCATCATATGCATTTCCCTTACATATTATTGCAGGTTTATTAAGGTCTAAGGTAAAAACTGTTGAGAAAAATGCAATAATTACCCAACGATTAAAGCGTATTCCATCAATCCTGGCAAAACTCAAACGTTTCCCTAGTATGAGATTACAAACAATGCAGGATATTGGAGGATGCAGAGTCGTTTTATCAGATGTAAAAAAAGTAAATACTTTAATCAAGTTGCTATTAAATAGCAAAACTAAAAATGAATTGGTCAAAGAAACTGATTATATCAAAAATCCTAAAACTTCAGGATATAGAGGGATACATTTAATTTATAAATACAAAGGTAAAAAAGATGAGATATATAATGGGTATACAATTGAAATACAAGTAAGAACAAAGATACAGCACTCATGGGCTACAGCAGTAGAAGTTGCAGGAACATTCTTAAAACAATCTCTAAAATCAGGAGAAGGTTCTGAAAAATGGTTACATTTTTTTGAGTTAGTCAGCTTACTTTTGGCATTTCTAGAAAATTGTTTACCAGAAAATATAAACAACGAAAGGCTAAAAGAAATTAAAGATGAGGTAAATATGCTAGCAGTAGAATTAGAAGTATTCAAAAAGCTTCAAGCATTTTCAGTTTCAACTCATCGAATCAATGATGCTGTAAGTAGTGATGATTTTAGTTATTTTCTGATCCTGCTTAATATTGATAAACAAGATGTTCAAATATGGTCTTACAAAGAAAAATATCTTTCTCAAGCAACTGAAGACTATACTAATTTTGAGAAAAAATACAAAGACACAAAAGAGGTAGATATCGTATTAGTTAACGCCAAATCAATAAAGACATTAAAAAAAGCATATCCAAATTATTTTGCTGACTCTAAAGAATTTTTAGACAAACTTAATGAGGCTCTAGCAAAAGAAATATAA
- a CDS encoding tyrosine-type recombinase/integrase yields MLVRRKNEHYRSREYLTVREVNSILRAAKVYGRYKVRNYALVLLIFRHGLRVSEACDLRWDAISFLDEEIFITRKKGSDSGVHPLPVDEIEALKQLKELNIDGNYVFVGERGEKLTSAAVQRLLTRLGKVALLNIKIHPHQLRHACGYYLVNEGHSTRFIQEFLGHRDIRHTEKYTKINSKRFSGIKWNTID; encoded by the coding sequence ATGCTGGTACGCCGCAAGAATGAGCATTACAGGTCACGAGAATATCTTACAGTACGTGAGGTAAATAGCATCCTGCGAGCTGCAAAAGTTTATGGACGCTACAAGGTAAGGAATTATGCCTTGGTACTGTTAATATTTCGCCACGGATTGCGGGTGTCGGAAGCTTGCGATTTGCGATGGGATGCGATTTCATTTTTAGATGAGGAGATTTTTATTACCCGCAAAAAGGGCAGTGATAGCGGTGTTCACCCGTTGCCTGTGGATGAGATTGAGGCATTGAAACAATTAAAGGAATTAAATATTGATGGGAATTATGTTTTTGTTGGGGAAAGGGGAGAGAAGTTGACCTCGGCTGCGGTACAAAGATTGTTGACTAGGCTGGGGAAAGTGGCTCTGTTAAATATTAAAATCCATCCCCACCAGCTACGTCATGCTTGCGGTTATTACCTTGTCAATGAGGGACATAGTACGAGGTTTATCCAAGAGTTTTTGGGGCATAGGGACATCCGACACACCGAGAAATATACCAAAATTAATTCAAAACGTTTTTCTGGTATTAAGTGGAACACAATTGATTAA
- a CDS encoding type II toxin-antitoxin system VapC family toxin, translating into MPYLVDTNVLLRSVDLSHPMNPDAANAIRTLRGRGEQLHIVPQNLIEFWNVYTRPIERNGLGRSVAETQAEVNRLKALFPLLLDTEAIYQEWERLVVAYGIRGINVHDARLVAAMLVHGLTHILTFNVSDFARYSEIITINPSTITP; encoded by the coding sequence GTGCCTTACCTTGTAGATACTAATGTCCTCTTAAGGAGTGTAGACCTTAGCCATCCGATGAACCCGGATGCTGCCAATGCTATCAGGACGTTACGTGGTCGCGGCGAACAGTTGCACATCGTACCGCAAAACTTGATTGAATTTTGGAACGTCTACACACGCCCAATTGAGCGAAATGGTTTAGGACGTAGTGTGGCAGAAACACAAGCAGAAGTGAACCGTTTAAAAGCTTTGTTCCCATTGTTACTAGATACCGAGGCAATTTACCAGGAATGGGAAAGGCTGGTGGTTGCTTATGGAATTAGAGGAATCAACGTACACGATGCACGATTGGTTGCAGCAATGCTTGTGCATGGCTTAACCCATATCCTTACATTTAATGTTAGTGATTTTGCCCGTTATTCAGAAATAATAACTATTAATCCCAGTACGATTACACCTTAA
- a CDS encoding ribbon-helix-helix protein, CopG family translates to MVRYKSDKPNVKTVTIRLSEKYLSDLNLYAQAVGKNRSEILRLLVIEALEAIPEHTKQVMSIISQSRQGDFISDAMVDDSTKSENFIE, encoded by the coding sequence ATGGTACGTTACAAATCCGATAAACCTAATGTGAAAACTGTCACAATTCGTTTATCAGAAAAATATTTAAGCGACCTAAACCTTTATGCACAGGCAGTTGGAAAAAATCGGTCGGAGATTCTTCGCTTACTCGTTATAGAAGCGCTGGAAGCAATTCCTGAACATACGAAGCAGGTTATGTCCATCATTTCTCAATCACGTCAGGGAGACTTTATCAGTGATGCAATGGTGGATGATAGCACAAAATCTGAAAACTTTATCGAGTGA